The following are encoded in a window of Kitasatospora sp. NBC_01250 genomic DNA:
- a CDS encoding AAA family ATPase has protein sequence MTSLDRSGGTGPYGPADRAWLRAMDAYTAGAYARAEEEFRTAVRLDPSMADAWLGLHALRCDTSGALLAMHRHKKRFGEQRRRHQRPLSSWYWLGWWVQPVLEDQRDLALAHASHWLDGRHLAELDRAMVQCPPADQDPSVRFLHACRSYLLKDWEQLIRDTDQLLDDPLLGIEAGLFGGMARVRLDMCAQAQTPLAASLARCRSEQPQRKELRYWLARAYEGAGRSAAALPLYRSVHRADPAFMDTAARLAAIAAEDGLGLLEELPAFGAGEGLAEGPTGVDTAALDLLGGTGGVLETAFGEGGYSDPGYGEGAFSEGAFSEGAFSEGAFSEGAFGEAGWSESGGPEAGFPGGGELEGAGPENGTGAEEPDLGPLQVTDRPVAERSGGTEAGGGDGAPTDGVAAEGLPADGGPGAGQEAGRGEPAALRAGGAAGTPEDPAAGQRRLDAALAALEQMVGLDPVKRQVRALSAQLRMAGLRAEQGLPVQPPKRHFVFSGPSGTGKTTVARILGQVFHALGLLSGDHLVEAQRADLVGEFLGQTAVKANELIDSALDGVLFIDEAYSLANSGYSKGDAYGDEALQVLLKRAEDNRDRLVVILAGYPEGMNRLLAANPGLNSRFTTRVDFPSYRPAELTAIGSALAARVGDGWDEDAADELASICAHVVGEGWIDELGNGRFIRTLYEKSCAYRDLRLTLCRERPNREDLATLRLPDLVQAYGELIDGRG, from the coding sequence GTGACCAGTCTTGACCGTTCCGGCGGCACCGGGCCCTACGGGCCCGCCGACCGGGCCTGGCTGCGGGCGATGGACGCCTACACGGCCGGCGCCTACGCGCGCGCCGAGGAGGAGTTCCGCACCGCCGTCCGGCTCGACCCGAGCATGGCCGACGCCTGGCTCGGCCTGCACGCGCTGCGCTGCGACACCTCGGGCGCGCTGCTGGCCATGCACCGCCACAAGAAACGTTTCGGCGAACAGCGCCGTCGCCACCAGCGCCCGCTCAGCTCCTGGTACTGGCTGGGCTGGTGGGTGCAGCCGGTGCTGGAGGACCAGCGGGACCTGGCGCTGGCGCACGCCTCGCACTGGCTGGACGGCCGGCACCTGGCCGAGCTCGACCGCGCGATGGTCCAGTGCCCGCCCGCCGACCAGGACCCTTCGGTGCGCTTCCTGCACGCCTGCCGCTCCTACCTGCTCAAGGACTGGGAGCAACTCATCAGGGACACCGACCAGTTGCTCGACGACCCGCTGCTCGGCATCGAGGCCGGACTGTTCGGCGGGATGGCCCGGGTGCGCCTGGACATGTGCGCCCAGGCGCAGACCCCGCTGGCCGCCTCGCTGGCCCGCTGCCGCTCGGAGCAGCCGCAGCGCAAGGAGCTGCGCTACTGGCTGGCCCGGGCCTACGAGGGCGCCGGGCGCAGCGCGGCCGCGCTGCCGCTCTACCGCTCGGTGCACCGGGCCGACCCGGCCTTCATGGACACCGCCGCCCGGCTGGCGGCGATCGCCGCCGAGGACGGTCTCGGACTGCTGGAGGAGCTGCCCGCCTTCGGCGCCGGGGAGGGCCTGGCGGAGGGGCCGACGGGGGTGGACACCGCCGCGCTGGACCTGCTCGGCGGGACCGGCGGGGTGCTGGAGACGGCGTTCGGCGAAGGCGGTTACAGCGACCCGGGCTACGGCGAGGGCGCGTTCAGTGAGGGCGCGTTCAGTGAGGGCGCGTTCAGTGAGGGCGCGTTCAGTGAGGGCGCGTTCGGCGAAGCGGGCTGGTCGGAGAGCGGCGGTCCGGAGGCCGGCTTCCCCGGCGGCGGGGAGCTGGAGGGCGCGGGGCCGGAGAACGGCACCGGCGCCGAGGAGCCCGACCTCGGGCCGCTCCAGGTGACCGATCGGCCGGTGGCCGAGCGGTCCGGCGGGACCGAGGCCGGGGGCGGCGACGGCGCGCCCACCGACGGCGTGGCGGCCGAGGGCCTGCCCGCCGACGGTGGCCCCGGCGCCGGCCAGGAGGCGGGCCGCGGCGAACCGGCCGCACTCCGGGCGGGCGGTGCCGCCGGCACGCCCGAGGATCCGGCGGCCGGGCAGCGGCGGCTGGACGCCGCACTGGCGGCACTGGAGCAGATGGTCGGCCTGGACCCGGTCAAGCGTCAGGTGCGGGCGCTCTCCGCGCAGCTGCGGATGGCCGGGCTGCGGGCCGAGCAGGGCCTGCCGGTGCAGCCGCCCAAGCGCCACTTCGTCTTCTCCGGGCCCTCCGGCACCGGCAAGACCACGGTGGCGCGGATCCTCGGCCAGGTCTTCCACGCCCTCGGCCTGCTCTCCGGGGACCACCTGGTGGAGGCCCAGCGCGCCGACCTGGTGGGCGAGTTCCTCGGTCAGACCGCGGTGAAGGCGAACGAGCTGATCGACTCGGCGCTGGACGGCGTGCTCTTCATCGACGAGGCGTACAGCCTGGCCAACTCCGGCTACAGCAAGGGCGACGCGTACGGCGACGAAGCGCTGCAGGTGCTGCTCAAGCGGGCCGAGGACAACCGGGACCGGCTGGTGGTGATCCTGGCCGGCTACCCCGAGGGGATGAACCGCCTGCTGGCCGCCAACCCCGGCCTCAACTCCCGCTTCACCACCCGGGTCGACTTCCCCAGCTACCGCCCCGCCGAGCTCACCGCGATCGGCAGCGCGCTGGCCGCCCGGGTCGGCGACGGCTGGGACGAGGACGCGGCGGACGAGCTGGCCAGCATCTGCGCCCACGTGGTCGGCGAGGGCTGGATCGACGAGCTGGGCAACGGGCGGTTCATCCGGACCCTCTACGAGAAGTCCTGCGCCTACCGGGACCTGCGGCTCACCCTGTGCCGCGAGCGCCCGAACCGGGAGGACCTGGCGACGTTGCGGCTGCCCGACCTGGTGCAGGCCTACGGCGAGCTGATCGACGGACGGGGCTGA
- a CDS encoding uridine kinase family protein: MDHPHGRGPELTALADRLRALPPSCGAVRLVAVDGHAGSGKTTFAGRLSEALGGAPVVHLDDLATHQEFFEWTGRLRDWVLTPLAHGAKARFEAYDWGARRFRGAREIAPAPVVLLEGVGAGRRAVRPALAALIWMELPAADARARGLRRDGPELADFWADWSSAENAHFAADPSRPHADLLVDGRTGEPLPPAATAPGDRSSGPLSGRLTGDSRRN; encoded by the coding sequence ATGGATCACCCGCACGGCCGCGGCCCCGAGCTCACCGCCCTCGCCGACCGCCTGCGGGCGCTGCCACCGTCCTGCGGCGCGGTGCGGCTGGTCGCCGTGGACGGCCACGCGGGCAGCGGCAAGACCACCTTCGCCGGCCGGCTGTCCGAGGCGCTGGGCGGCGCACCGGTGGTGCACCTGGACGACCTGGCCACCCACCAGGAGTTCTTCGAGTGGACCGGACGGCTGCGGGACTGGGTGCTGACGCCACTGGCCCACGGGGCGAAGGCCCGGTTCGAGGCCTACGACTGGGGTGCCCGGCGCTTCCGGGGAGCGCGCGAGATCGCCCCCGCTCCGGTGGTGCTGCTGGAGGGGGTGGGCGCCGGGCGGCGGGCGGTGCGGCCCGCGCTGGCCGCGCTGATCTGGATGGAGCTGCCCGCCGCCGACGCCAGGGCCCGCGGACTGCGCCGGGACGGGCCGGAGTTGGCCGACTTCTGGGCGGACTGGTCGAGCGCCGAGAACGCGCACTTCGCCGCCGACCCGAGCCGTCCGCACGCGGACCTGCTGGTGGACGGGCGCACCGGTGAACCGCTCCCACCAGCCGCGACCGCGCCCGGTGATCGCTCGAGCGGCCCGCTAAGCGGTCGCTTGACCGGGGACAGCCGAAGGAACTAG
- the ribH gene encoding 6,7-dimethyl-8-ribityllumazine synthase translates to MSGHGAPEITVDNAQDLRVAVVAAQWHTQVMDGLLDGARRALKELGIAEPTVLRVPGTFELPVAAKRLAERGYDAVVALGVVIRGGTPHFDYVCEAATLGLTQVSVDTGVPVGFGVLTCDNEEQAIDRAGLPGSAEDKGHEAVTAAVATAATLRALG, encoded by the coding sequence GTGAGCGGCCACGGAGCCCCCGAGATCACCGTCGACAACGCCCAGGACCTGCGGGTCGCGGTGGTCGCCGCCCAGTGGCACACCCAGGTGATGGACGGGCTGCTGGACGGTGCCCGGCGCGCCCTGAAGGAGCTGGGGATCGCCGAGCCCACCGTGCTGCGGGTGCCCGGCACCTTCGAGCTGCCGGTCGCCGCCAAGCGCCTGGCCGAGCGCGGCTACGACGCCGTGGTCGCCCTCGGCGTGGTGATCCGCGGCGGCACCCCGCACTTCGACTACGTCTGCGAGGCGGCCACCCTCGGGCTCACCCAGGTCAGCGTCGACACCGGCGTCCCGGTCGGCTTCGGCGTGCTGACCTGCGACAACGAGGAGCAGGCGATCGACCGCGCCGGCCTGCCCGGCTCGGCGGAGGACAAGGGCCACGAGGCGGTCACCGCAGCGGTCGCCACCGCCGCCACCCTGCGCGCGCTGGGCTGA
- a CDS encoding hemolysin family protein, producing MIFLQLFASVLLLLGNAYFVGAEFAVISVRRSQLEPLAEAGDKRARTMMGALSQVSALLAAAQLGITVCSLLLGALAEPTIAHLLEGPFQAVGIPALLVHGVSYVLALALVVFLHMVIGEMVPKNVALAAPARAALLLGPPLAGLARLLAPLIRFLNAFANLVLRAFKVEPKDEVESVFTSEQLLWIMAESRAAGLLAEAEQERLEDALELGHRPVREVLLPFDQLVTVDPTVTVRQLEQLAVATGFSRFPVLDAEQQIVGYLHIKDVLELEDPQAPVPVRLWRPVTVVGERMPLDDALTAMRRAAAHLAAVTAADGRTLGLVTLEDVLEELVGEMHDPDHRQAVA from the coding sequence GTGATCTTCCTGCAGCTCTTCGCCTCGGTCCTGCTGCTGCTCGGCAACGCCTACTTCGTCGGCGCCGAGTTCGCGGTGATCTCGGTGCGCCGCAGCCAGCTCGAACCGCTGGCCGAGGCCGGCGACAAGCGGGCCAGGACCATGATGGGCGCGCTCTCGCAGGTCTCGGCGCTGCTGGCCGCCGCCCAACTGGGCATCACGGTCTGCTCGCTGCTGCTCGGCGCGCTCGCCGAACCGACCATCGCCCACCTGCTGGAGGGCCCCTTCCAGGCGGTCGGGATCCCGGCACTGCTGGTGCACGGGGTCTCCTACGTGCTGGCGCTGGCCCTGGTGGTCTTCCTGCACATGGTGATCGGCGAGATGGTGCCGAAGAACGTCGCGCTGGCCGCTCCGGCACGGGCCGCGCTCCTGCTGGGCCCGCCGCTGGCGGGGCTGGCCCGGCTGCTGGCGCCGCTGATCCGGTTCCTGAACGCCTTCGCCAACCTGGTGCTGCGGGCCTTCAAGGTCGAGCCCAAGGACGAGGTGGAGTCGGTCTTCACCTCCGAGCAGCTGCTCTGGATCATGGCCGAGTCGCGGGCGGCCGGTCTGCTGGCCGAGGCCGAGCAGGAGCGTCTGGAGGACGCGCTGGAGCTGGGTCACCGCCCGGTCCGCGAGGTGCTGCTGCCGTTCGACCAGCTGGTCACGGTCGACCCGACGGTCACCGTGCGCCAACTGGAGCAGCTGGCGGTGGCCACCGGGTTCTCCCGCTTCCCGGTGCTCGACGCGGAGCAGCAGATCGTCGGCTACCTGCACATCAAGGACGTGCTGGAGCTGGAGGACCCGCAGGCGCCGGTGCCGGTGCGGCTGTGGCGGCCGGTCACCGTGGTGGGGGAGCGGATGCCGCTGGACGACGCGCTCACCGCGATGCGCCGCGCGGCGGCCCACCTGGCGGCGGTCACGGCGGCGGACGGGCGCACGCTGGGCCTGGTGACGCTGGAGGACGTGCTGGAGGAGCTGGTCGGCGAGATGCACGACCCGGACCACCGGCAGGCCGTCGCCTGA
- a CDS encoding hemolysin family protein — protein sequence MITAWLLLGAAVLLILANGLFVAAEFSLVTVDRSAVERAAQGGDRRAVGLRKALRHLSFELSGAQLGITVTSLVVGMLAEPALSVLLGPVLTGIGVPEGAATGVAVVVGMLAATVLQMVIGELVPKNWAISRPFQVARALAGPQRAFSAVCRPLIAGLNGSANRLVRSLGMEPTEELEHARTPGELAFLAQHSARAGAIEEDAALLFVRTLSLAELTAQSVMTPRVDVAALQRDATAADVVNLTRATGFSRFPVYRDSLDEVTGTVTLKDALGVPPERRAEVRIAELAGAPLLVPETLPAEQLLDQLRRRQPMAIVIDEYGGTAGVVTLEDIVEEIVGEVRDEHDPGTTPELLAVPPVAGRPTWLADGRARIDQLESIGLNAPHGPYETLAGLLADRLGRLPAPGDQADLPGWELTVQAVDRHRTSRVRLVRLPEAGESK from the coding sequence GTGATCACCGCCTGGCTGCTCCTGGGAGCGGCCGTTCTGCTGATTCTCGCCAACGGCCTCTTCGTGGCCGCCGAGTTCTCCCTGGTCACCGTGGACCGCAGCGCGGTCGAGCGGGCCGCCCAGGGCGGCGACCGCCGAGCGGTGGGCCTGCGCAAGGCGCTGCGCCACCTCTCCTTCGAACTGTCCGGCGCCCAGCTCGGCATCACCGTCACCTCCCTGGTGGTCGGCATGCTCGCCGAGCCGGCGCTCTCGGTGCTGCTCGGCCCGGTGCTCACCGGGATCGGTGTGCCCGAGGGAGCCGCCACCGGCGTGGCCGTGGTGGTCGGCATGCTGGCCGCCACCGTGCTGCAGATGGTGATCGGCGAGCTGGTCCCGAAGAACTGGGCGATCTCCCGCCCGTTCCAGGTGGCCCGGGCGCTGGCCGGCCCGCAGCGCGCCTTCTCCGCGGTGTGCCGCCCGCTGATCGCGGGCCTCAACGGCAGCGCCAACCGCCTGGTGCGCTCGCTCGGGATGGAGCCCACCGAGGAGCTGGAGCACGCCCGCACCCCCGGCGAACTGGCTTTCCTCGCCCAGCACTCGGCCAGGGCCGGGGCGATAGAGGAGGACGCCGCGCTGCTCTTCGTGCGCACCCTGAGCCTGGCGGAGCTGACCGCCCAGAGCGTGATGACGCCCCGGGTGGACGTCGCGGCGCTGCAACGCGACGCGACCGCCGCCGACGTGGTGAACCTGACCCGGGCCACCGGCTTCTCCCGCTTCCCGGTCTACCGGGACAGCCTGGACGAGGTCACCGGGACGGTCACCCTCAAGGACGCGCTCGGCGTGCCGCCCGAGCGCCGCGCCGAGGTGCGGATCGCCGAACTGGCGGGCGCGCCGCTGCTGGTGCCCGAGACCCTGCCGGCCGAGCAGCTGCTCGACCAGCTCCGCCGCCGCCAGCCGATGGCCATCGTGATCGACGAGTACGGCGGCACGGCGGGCGTGGTGACCCTGGAGGACATCGTCGAGGAGATCGTCGGCGAGGTGCGCGACGAGCACGACCCGGGCACCACCCCCGAGCTGCTCGCGGTGCCGCCGGTGGCCGGCCGCCCGACCTGGCTGGCCGACGGACGGGCCCGGATCGACCAGCTGGAGAGCATCGGCCTGAACGCCCCGCACGGGCCGTACGAGACGCTGGCCGGCCTGCTCGCCGACCGGCTCGGCCGGCTGCCCGCCCCCGGTGACCAGGCGGACCTGCCCGGCTGGGAGCTGACCGTGCAGGCCGTGGACCGGCACCGCACCAGCCGGGTGCGCCTGGTGCGCCTGCCCGAGGCGGGGGAGTCGAAGTGA
- a CDS encoding acyl-CoA dehydrogenase family protein: MNAAPPKPVERRLPSDEARELLALTRELVDRELRPRAAEDEAAGRFPREVFRTLGEAGLLSLPYAEEHGGGAQPYEVYLQVLEELAAGWLAVGLGVSVHTLSCHALAGFGSEEQRKRWLPGMLGGTQLGAYCLSEPQSGSDAAALRTRADRSAEGGDYLVRGTKAWITHGGRADFYSALVRTGEDGPRGISCLLIPGDAPNLSAAPPEHKMGMNSSPTAQLHFDGVPVAADRLIGEEGQGFQIALAALDSGRLGIAACAIGVAQAALDLAVEYAGNRKQFGRPIADFQGLSFMLADMATQIEAGRALYLAAARRRDEGLAFSKEAAMAKLFCTDTAMRVTTDAVQVLGGYGYTQDFPAERYMREAKVLQIVEGTNQIQRLVIGRHLTRG, translated from the coding sequence ATGAACGCCGCACCCCCCAAGCCCGTGGAGCGCCGGCTGCCCAGCGACGAGGCCAGGGAACTGCTCGCGCTGACCCGCGAGCTGGTCGACCGCGAGCTGCGGCCCCGGGCCGCCGAGGACGAGGCGGCCGGCCGGTTCCCGCGCGAGGTGTTCCGGACCCTGGGCGAGGCGGGCCTGCTCTCGCTGCCCTACGCGGAGGAGCACGGCGGCGGCGCGCAGCCGTACGAGGTCTACCTGCAGGTGCTGGAGGAACTGGCCGCCGGCTGGCTCGCGGTCGGGCTCGGGGTCAGCGTGCACACCCTGTCCTGTCACGCGCTGGCCGGTTTCGGCAGCGAGGAGCAGCGCAAGCGCTGGCTGCCCGGGATGCTCGGCGGCACCCAGCTCGGCGCCTACTGCCTCTCCGAGCCGCAGTCCGGCTCCGACGCCGCCGCGCTGCGCACCCGTGCCGACCGCTCGGCCGAGGGCGGCGACTACCTGGTGCGCGGCACCAAGGCCTGGATCACCCACGGTGGCCGCGCCGACTTCTACAGCGCGCTGGTGCGCACCGGCGAGGACGGCCCGCGGGGCATCAGCTGTCTGCTGATCCCGGGCGACGCGCCGAACCTCTCGGCCGCTCCGCCGGAGCACAAGATGGGCATGAACAGCTCGCCCACCGCCCAACTGCACTTCGACGGCGTCCCGGTGGCCGCCGACCGGCTGATCGGCGAGGAGGGGCAGGGCTTCCAGATCGCGCTCGCCGCGCTGGACTCGGGCCGCCTCGGCATCGCGGCCTGCGCGATCGGCGTGGCCCAGGCGGCGCTCGACCTGGCGGTCGAGTACGCGGGCAACCGCAAGCAGTTCGGCCGCCCGATCGCCGACTTCCAGGGCCTGTCCTTCATGCTCGCCGACATGGCCACCCAGATCGAGGCCGGGCGCGCGCTCTACCTGGCCGCCGCCCGCCGCCGGGACGAGGGCCTGGCCTTCTCCAAGGAGGCGGCGATGGCCAAGCTCTTCTGCACCGACACCGCGATGCGGGTGACCACCGACGCCGTCCAGGTGCTCGGCGGCTACGGGTACACCCAGGACTTCCCGGCCGAGCGCTACATGCGCGAGGCCAAGGTGCTGCAGATAGTGGAGGGCACCAACCAGATCCAGCGTCTGGTGATCGGCCGTCACCTCACCCGCGGCTGA
- the hisG gene encoding ATP phosphoribosyltransferase: protein MLRIALPNKGSLSGPAAEMLHEAGYRQRKDPKELVLVDPENQVEFFFLRPRDIAVYVGSGRLDVGITGRDLLLDSAAGAEEVLSLGFGGSTFRFAGPAGSPKDVKGLEGRRIATSYTGLVEQHLAEHGVTATVTKLDGAVETAVQLGVADVIADVVETGTSLRNAGLEVFGEPILVSDAVVIRPKGAGEDPRIEQFMRRLQGVLVARRYVLMDYDIRAEKVGEAVALTPGLESPTVSPLHTEGWVAVRSMVLRKEAQRIMDDLWGIGARGVLVTNIHACRL from the coding sequence ATGCTGCGCATCGCCCTCCCCAACAAGGGTTCGCTCTCGGGTCCCGCGGCGGAGATGCTCCATGAGGCCGGCTACCGCCAGCGCAAGGACCCCAAGGAACTGGTCCTGGTCGACCCGGAGAACCAGGTCGAGTTCTTCTTCCTGCGTCCGCGCGACATCGCGGTCTACGTCGGTTCGGGCCGCCTGGACGTCGGGATCACCGGGCGTGACCTGCTGCTGGACTCCGCGGCCGGTGCCGAGGAGGTGCTGTCGCTGGGCTTCGGCGGCTCGACCTTCCGGTTCGCCGGGCCGGCCGGCTCGCCCAAGGACGTCAAGGGCCTGGAGGGCCGGCGGATCGCCACCTCCTACACCGGCCTGGTCGAGCAGCACCTGGCCGAGCACGGCGTCACCGCCACGGTGACCAAGCTGGACGGTGCGGTGGAGACCGCGGTGCAGCTGGGCGTGGCCGATGTGATCGCCGACGTGGTGGAGACCGGCACCAGCCTGCGCAATGCCGGTCTCGAGGTCTTCGGCGAGCCGATCCTGGTCTCCGACGCCGTGGTGATCCGCCCCAAGGGCGCCGGCGAGGACCCGCGGATCGAGCAGTTCATGCGCCGGCTGCAGGGCGTGCTGGTGGCCCGCCGCTACGTGCTGATGGACTACGACATCCGGGCCGAGAAGGTCGGCGAGGCGGTCGCGCTGACGCCGGGGCTGGAGTCGCCGACCGTCTCCCCGCTGCACACCGAGGGCTGGGTCGCGGTCCGTTCGATGGTGCTCCGCAAGGAGGCCCAGCGGATCATGGACGACCTGTGGGGGATCGGCGCCCGGGGCGTCCTGGTCACCAACATCCACGCCTGCCGCCTCTGA
- a CDS encoding Lrp/AsnC family transcriptional regulator: MEDLDQRIVQLLVQDGRMSYTDLGKATGLSTSAVHQRVRRLEQRGVIRGYSAIVDPDAVNLALTAFISVKPFDPSAPDDVPERLAPLPEIEACHSVAGDENYILKVRVGAPGDLEDLLARIRSAAGVSTRTTVVLSTPYEARPPKL; encoded by the coding sequence GTGGAGGATCTCGATCAGCGCATTGTCCAGTTGCTCGTCCAGGACGGGCGGATGAGCTACACCGACCTGGGCAAGGCCACCGGCCTGTCCACCTCGGCCGTCCACCAGCGGGTCCGGCGCCTGGAACAGCGCGGGGTGATCCGCGGCTACTCCGCGATCGTCGACCCGGACGCCGTCAACCTGGCGCTGACCGCCTTCATTTCGGTCAAGCCGTTCGACCCCAGCGCCCCGGACGACGTCCCCGAGCGACTGGCTCCGCTGCCGGAGATCGAGGCCTGCCACAGCGTCGCGGGGGACGAGAACTACATCCTCAAGGTCCGCGTCGGCGCACCCGGCGACCTGGAGGACCTGCTGGCCCGCATCCGCAGCGCGGCCGGCGTCTCCACCCGCACCACGGTGGTGCTCTCCACCCCGTACGAGGCACGGCCGCCCAAGCTCTGA
- a CDS encoding PH domain-containing protein, with the protein MPATADNRPDAPVLPALPTVWAPRRNRLVLLPASALLVLVFGGMAVILPASWQLNDRIMLTLLGLVFAGVGLMLARPKVLADAEGITVVNFLRSRRLQWAEIVRVNLRQGDPWVTLDLTDGTSLAAVGIQPGGGREQAVRAARGLRDLVEVHGAASEPSTV; encoded by the coding sequence ATGCCTGCCACCGCCGACAACCGCCCCGACGCGCCCGTGCTGCCCGCGCTGCCCACGGTGTGGGCCCCGCGCCGCAACCGCCTGGTGCTGCTGCCGGCCAGCGCGCTGCTGGTGCTGGTCTTCGGCGGCATGGCGGTGATCCTCCCGGCCAGCTGGCAGCTGAACGACCGGATCATGCTCACCCTGCTGGGCCTGGTCTTCGCCGGGGTGGGCCTGATGCTGGCCCGCCCCAAGGTGCTGGCCGACGCCGAGGGCATCACGGTGGTCAACTTCCTGCGCAGCCGTCGCCTGCAGTGGGCGGAGATCGTGCGGGTGAACCTGCGCCAGGGCGACCCGTGGGTCACCCTGGACCTGACCGACGGGACCTCGCTGGCCGCCGTCGGGATCCAGCCGGGCGGCGGGCGCGAGCAGGCGGTGCGGGCCGCCCGCGGCCTGCGCGACCTCGTCGAGGTGCACGGCGCGGCGAGCGAGCCCAGCACGGTCTGA
- a CDS encoding phosphoribosyl-ATP diphosphatase has protein sequence MASKTFEELFVELQQKAATGDPASSRTAQLVEQGVHAIGKKVVEEAAEVWMAAEFQTKEQTAEEISQLLYHLQVMMVARGLTLDDVYAYL, from the coding sequence ATGGCTTCCAAGACATTCGAGGAGCTCTTCGTCGAGCTCCAGCAGAAGGCCGCCACCGGCGACCCCGCGTCCTCCCGTACCGCCCAGCTGGTCGAGCAGGGGGTCCATGCCATCGGCAAGAAGGTGGTCGAGGAAGCCGCCGAGGTCTGGATGGCCGCGGAGTTCCAGACCAAGGAGCAGACCGCCGAGGAGATCTCGCAGCTGCTGTACCACCTTCAGGTGATGATGGTCGCCCGTGGTCTGACCCTCGACGACGTCTACGCCTACCTCTGA
- a CDS encoding amidohydrolase — MTERTSRTVLLRGGTVYSPADPFATAMLIEGEQIAWVGSEGAADAYASVADEVVDLAGALVTPAFVDAHVHATAAGLALTGLDLTDCPSLAEALARIADFARGAEGVLIGHGWDETRWPEGRPPTLAELDRAAGGAPLYLSRTDVHSALATTALRARTPGLAELPGHHPTAPLRADAHHAVRRAALDQLTDDQRRAAQLATLRRAASLGIAALHECAGPEISSEHDLAALLALAAEEQGPEVYGYWGELSERGGVERARRLGAVGAGGDLFVDGAFGSRTACLHAPYADAAGPDASQGEVPQTGTAYLTADQVADHVTACTEAGLQAGFHAIGDAAVDAVLTGVRTAADRLGVARVKALRHRVEHAEALDDKTIAAFAELGLTASVQPAFDAAWGGEEGMYVQRLGSERARALNPFAALLRAGVPLAFGSDAPVTALDPWGTVRAAAFHRTPEHRISVRAAFAAHTRGGWRALGRDQEGVLVPGAPATYALWRAGELVVQAPDDRVAGWSTDPRSGIPGLPDLTPGTELPRCLRTVVRGRTVYERALLG, encoded by the coding sequence ATGACCGAACGCACCTCCCGCACCGTGCTGCTGCGCGGCGGCACCGTCTACAGCCCGGCCGACCCCTTCGCCACCGCGATGCTGATCGAGGGCGAGCAGATCGCCTGGGTCGGCAGCGAGGGCGCCGCCGACGCCTACGCGAGCGTCGCGGACGAGGTGGTCGACCTCGCGGGCGCGCTGGTCACCCCGGCCTTCGTGGACGCGCACGTGCACGCCACCGCCGCCGGTCTCGCGCTCACCGGCCTGGACCTCACCGACTGCCCCTCGCTGGCCGAGGCGCTGGCCCGGATCGCCGACTTCGCGCGCGGTGCCGAGGGCGTGCTGATCGGGCACGGCTGGGACGAGACCCGCTGGCCCGAGGGCCGCCCGCCGACCCTGGCGGAGCTGGACCGGGCGGCCGGTGGCGCCCCGCTCTACCTCTCGCGCACCGACGTGCACTCCGCGCTGGCCACCACCGCGCTGCGCGCCCGCACCCCGGGCCTGGCCGAGCTGCCCGGCCACCACCCCACCGCGCCGCTGCGCGCCGACGCCCACCACGCCGTGCGCCGCGCCGCGCTCGACCAGCTGACGGACGATCAGCGCCGCGCGGCCCAGCTCGCCACCCTGCGGCGGGCCGCCTCGCTCGGCATCGCCGCGCTGCACGAGTGCGCGGGCCCCGAGATCTCCTCCGAGCACGACCTGGCCGCGCTGCTGGCGCTGGCCGCCGAGGAGCAGGGGCCGGAGGTCTACGGCTACTGGGGCGAGCTGAGCGAGCGCGGTGGCGTCGAGCGGGCCCGCCGGCTCGGGGCGGTCGGCGCGGGCGGCGACCTCTTCGTGGACGGCGCCTTCGGCTCCCGCACCGCCTGCCTGCACGCCCCCTACGCCGATGCCGCCGGGCCGGACGCCTCCCAGGGGGAGGTCCCGCAGACCGGCACCGCCTACCTGACGGCCGACCAGGTGGCCGACCACGTCACCGCGTGCACCGAGGCCGGTCTGCAGGCGGGCTTCCACGCGATCGGCGACGCCGCGGTCGACGCCGTGCTGACCGGCGTGCGCACGGCCGCCGACCGCCTGGGCGTGGCCCGGGTCAAGGCGCTGCGCCACCGGGTGGAGCACGCCGAGGCCCTGGACGACAAGACCATCGCGGCCTTCGCCGAGCTCGGCCTCACCGCCTCGGTGCAGCCGGCCTTCGACGCCGCCTGGGGCGGCGAGGAGGGCATGTACGTCCAGCGCCTGGGCAGCGAGCGGGCCCGCGCGCTCAACCCGTTCGCCGCGCTGCTGCGCGCCGGCGTGCCGCTGGCCTTCGGCTCCGACGCCCCGGTCACCGCGCTGGACCCGTGGGGCACGGTGCGCGCCGCCGCCTTCCACCGGACCCCCGAGCACCGGATCTCGGTGCGGGCCGCCTTCGCCGCGCACACCCGGGGCGGCTGGCGGGCGCTGGGCCGCGACCAGGAGGGCGTGCTGGTCCCGGGCGCCCCCGCCACCTACGCGCTGTGGCGTGCCGGCGAGCTGGTGGTCCAGGCGCCCGACGACCGGGTGGCCGGCTGGTCCACCGACCCGCGCTCCGGCATCCCCGGCCTGCCCGACCTCACCCCGGGCACCGAGCTGCCGCGCTGCCTGCGCACCGTGGTGCGCGGCCGGACCGTGTACGAGCGGGCACTCTTGGGCTGA